ATCTCCGCTGGGTTGCTCTGCAGCTGATGGAGCAGAACCCGGTTATCCTTGAGCTGCTGAAGAAACGAACGGATATTTCTGGATTGCTGCTGATCGCAGATGCCGCTCAGACCCGGCTGCAGCAGGAGAAGCTTGCACTCACTCTTCCCCAATGGATTCGCTCCGTCCGCATGGACTACATCCGTAAGGTATGCGCTGACGCTATAGACTCTACCCTGCAAAAACCGCATAATCTGACTGAACGTCTGGATTCCATCCTTACCCACCGTTTTCTGGGACTTCCCCTGTTCATCGTCTTTATGTATGCCATGTTCAAAACTACCTTCGACTGGATTGGAGGCCCTTTGTCAGATCTCTTGGATGGCTTCATCGGCGGTCCGCTCAGCGATTGGACGAATTCGCTGCTGCAGACGATCGGGGCTTCGGAATTCACGCACGCACTGATCGTTGATGGTCTCATCGGTGGTGTTGGCGGCGTACTCGTATTTGTCCCGCAGATATTCATCCTGTTCCTGATGATCTCCTTCCTGGAGGATTCCGGGTATATGGCCCGTGTCTGCCTGCTGATGGACAGCACGATGGAACGGATGGGACTGAACGGCAAGGCCTTCATTCCGTTCATTATCGGCTTCGGCTGTAACGTACCGGCGATTATGGCTGCCCGGAGCATTGAACAGCCCAAAGACCGGCTTTTGACGACGCTGCTTATGCCGCTAATGTCCTGTTCCGCCCGGCTTCCGGTATATCTGCTGTTCGCAGCGGTCTTCTTCCCCGCGCAGCAGGCCACTGCCGTATTGGCTATGTATGTAATGGGTGTTGTATTTGCCCTGATTCTATGTAAGTTCTTCTCCAAGTACCTGTTCAAGAATGAGACGTCTATCTTCATTATCGAGTTGCCTCCTTACCGGATGCCGCAGCTCAAGACACTTAGCCGCAGCACCTGGGAGAAGGGCAAGGGCTTCCTGCGCAAAGCAGGGACTATCATCCTGGCCGGCTCTGTCCTGATCTGGCTGATGTCCTACGCTGGTCCTGGCGGCCTCAATGTGGACATGGATCACTCCTTCCTGGCCAAATTCGGCGGCTTCATTGCCCCGCTGCTGCAGCCGCTCGGCTTCGGGACCTGGCAGGCCGGTTCTACCCTGGTGCCCGGCTTCCTCGCCAAAGAGGTTGTGGTCTCCACCATGAACATCATCTACCATGCCCCGGATGCAGCAGGACTGGAAGGCCAGATTGCTTCAGTCTTTACACCGCTTAGCTCGATCAGCTTCATGGCCTTTATCCTGCTCTACATTCCTTGCCTGGCCACTGTCGGCGTTATCAAGAAGGAGACTGCCTCCTGGAAATGGACATTCTTCTCCATGGGTTACTCTCTGGTATTGGCCTATGCGGTGTCACTGGTGATCTATCAGGGAGGACGTTTGCTCGGATGGTCGTAGCCCCGCAGCAAGTCCAAGTTATTAAGAGAGGAAGCGATGACAGTAATGATCGTTAATATTGTGATTGTGGCGCTAATATTCGGGTATTCCGGCTGGATGATCTACCGTCATGTACAGAAGGGCAAGCAGGGAGCCTGTGCCGGCTGTGATAAAGGCAAGACCTGTCCTGCAGCAGCGATGGATTCACCTTTGTCCTGCGGCAGTACTACACTGGGCAGCAAGCGCTAGGATGCAGCTCTAGCGGATACGGACTTCATATTCTTTCGTTTAGAAACCTTGGCATGCGGGTATGTTAGTTATAAGCTTTTAACAACCAGACTATTGCCAAGGAGGAATCACCATGAACACCAAGAAGACTTTGTTTACAACGGTAGCCTTGGGAGCCGCCTACTTGCTGAAGAATAAGAATACGCGGGATAAGATTATGAATAGCGTCCAATCCCTGACTGCCCAGATGAAGGCCCGTAAATAGGCTGCCATTCCCGCAGTTATAGGAATCAGGATGCCAAGCAGCAAAGAGCCGCAGGTCTCAGGGAACTGAGAATCTGCGGCTCTTTGTCTATCAGGGGCGATTCGGCTTAGCCTTCAGGGGAGCGGCGATCCGGTTCAGCGGCAGCGCTCAGCAGATATTCCAGCAAGGTGCGGACCATTACGCCCGTGGCACCCTTAGGATTCATTCCCCGTTCCGCAGACAGAAAGGCAGTCCCTGCAATATCGAGATGTACCCATGGCAGCCCCTCGGCGAATTCTCCAATGAACAGCCCCGCCGTACTTGCAGCTCCATACCGCCCGGCAGCATTACGGAGATCCGCAACCTCGCTGGTCAGCATCTCCCGGAATTCAGGATAGACAGGCAACGGCCAGATCTGCTCCCCCGACAGCCTTGAAGCTGCCAGAAGCTCTTCCAGGAATGCTTGGTCATTCGTTACTGCCCCTGTAGCCACATCTCCCAGAATCGATACCACAGCTCCTGTCAGCGTGGCTACGTCAATGATCCTCTGCACCTCCCACTCCCGGGCATAGGTAAGCGCATCTCCCAGAATAATCCGGCCCTCCGCATCGGTATTGATAATTTCAATTGTTCTTCCACTGAGGGTAGTAATGATATCGCCGGGTTTAAAAGCATTCGCTGCCGGCATATTCTCAGCCGCAGGAATCAGCATGATCACATTGACCTTGGGACGCAAATGCCCCAGCGCATCCATGACCGCCAGGACGGCTGCGGCCCCGGCCATATCGCTGTGCATGCTCTCCATGCCCGGTGCCCGCTTCAGAGAAATACCTCCAGTATCGAAGGTAACCCCTTTGCCGACTATGCCCACTGCGTTCTCCCATTGATTCGTTCCTTGATAGCGGATAACAATCATCCGGGGAGGATTCACACTGCCGCTGCCGACCGCAAGCAATCCGCCCATTCCCTTAAACGCAAGCTCCCGTTCATCCAGCACTTCAGCCGGAAGTCCGTGCCGTTCAGCGATTTCAATAGCGGCCACCGCAAGACCCGACGGAGTCAGCAGATTCCCCGGACGGTTGGTCAAATCACGGGCAAGGTTAACAGCCTCCCCGAAAGCCTGCCCCCGCTTGATCCCCTGTCTCCAGGCTTCCTCTTCTGCTGCTTCGCTCTTGCCTTCCATACGCAGAAGTACCGTATCTATACCCGGGTAGGCTGCCTGTTCCAACTTATATTGCCTTCTGTGATACGACCCCAGAACTAGCCCTTCTGCGATGGCCTGGCCGGCCTTCTCTGCCTTCAGCGCCCCAGCCCGCCCGCCTAGTGCCACCGGTATCTGCACAACGAGCGCAGCAGCCTTCAGCCTGTAAGCCGCCTTGGCGGTCTGTGCCATCAGTTGCCGAAGCTCGTGCATACCCATCTGGCCCTTTCCGCATCCGGCCAGAATGACCACAGGCTGCTCCATTACGGGCAGGATATACACTTGCCCCAGCTTGCCGCTGAACAGGCCCGCTGCGGACAATAGGCGGACTCGCGCGGCCCAGTCCGCCGGAAGTCCTTCTCCCTGTACCTGTGCCTCTGAGATCATTAGACATGCAGCCTCTCCTCGCGCCATTGCTACACTGGCATCACTGCTCCATTCAAAAATCAAACCTCATCCCTCCGGCAGACGCAGATAAGGCTGATCTCCTGCACTTGTTGGTGCTTTGCAGGAATCAGCCCTTACATATTGATTATAACCCGTATGCACTCCACCGAGAACAACGGGCTTAAGATAAGCATTAATGAGTAAGCGGAAGGGAAATGACGAACCGGGTTCCTTCATTCAGCCGGCTGCTGACCGAGATGCAGCCGCCATGATTCTTGATGATCCGGTCACTGACGGAGAGTCCGAGTCCCGTCCCATTCTCCTTCGTGGTGAAGAACGGATTGAACAGTCTGTCAAGCGTGCAGATATCCATTCCCTTACCGTTGTCAGAGATGAAGATGCGCACCTCTGTTCCTTCTTTACGTGCGCCTACCTCAATCCGGCCTACAGAATCATCCACCCGCTCCGAGATCGCTTCCATCGCATTTCTGATCATATTCAGCACAACCTGCTTCATTTGCTTAATATCCCCTGAGATGACCAGGTCTTCCTGGAGCATCTGCAAGTTGATCTGGCAGCCCTTCATCAGCGCCTCGCTCTCTGTCAGCAGGACCACTTCCTTCAGCAGGGCAGAGACAGGAATCATGCTGATCTGCGGCACAGAAGGCTTGGAGGAAGTCAGAAATTCATGAATAATGTCATTGGCACGGTCAATCTCCGCTAATATAATCTTCGCATATTCTTCTTTGCCAAGCAGATGCAGATGGGGATGAAGCAATTGGATGAACCCCCGGATAGCTGTCAGGGGATTGCGGATCTCGTGGGCAATGGAGGCCGATAACCGGCCCAGCATGGCCAAGCTGTCATTCTGGTAGGCCGTCTGTTCAATCAGCTTGTAATCGGAGATCTCTTTGAATGTGAACAGGTAGCTGCCCTTCATCTCCTCTCCGCTGGACAGGGTTGCGCGCCAGTACCGTCCATATTCATCCACGAATTCATAGCTTGGCTTACCTTTGAGCACCATTTCACGGTAACTACGGAGCACCTGCTTCTTCTTGAAGCGGCTGAGCTGAATATGGGATAACAGATGATGCAAGGTGCAGCCCAGAAGAGAGTGACGGTTAAGCTCCAGAATGCCGTACATCTGCTTATTGACGAAAGTCAGCACACCCTCATCATCAAAAAGCAGAATCCCGCTGTCGATGTGCTCCAGCACATCCTCAAATGTGGTATCCATCGGACCAGTTTGAAACGTTCTTGCCGATAATAGCAAGCTTTCCTGATATTGGCTTATCACGATACGAAGTTCCCCCTTTTACTGCAATTGACGAAGACGCTTAAGCGACATCAAATTACTATGTATCTGAGTATATGACGAAGCCGCCAGAACATTCGAAAATCGTATTGTATTATCCAACCGTTTCAACTATATTCCAATCATATCCAAGAGAAGAAGACAACGCAATCAGAGAATCTGTCGAATGACAAAAATATTCTTAAAATGATTCTTAAGACACATTTAAGTGTGAGGGGAATGATTTGTTTCCTGCAAATACATTGAAAAGAGCCCCCGCCATGTGGCGGGAGCTCACTAATTTATAACATGATGGTGGCAGGATCTAAAAAAGATATTCAAGCCTTCTGCTGGAGACGGTGACGCCGCTGGCTCATAACAGCCAGACGCTTCTTCAGCTCACGTTCCCATTTGGAGTCACCGATCTGTTTGGCAACTGCCAGCAGGTCCAGCGACATATCGATCTGGCTGCGTATGATCGCGAGCGGGTCCTCGCTCTCCATATTGATGACGTTCTCGAAGATCGCTTCCTCTTCCTCCATCACATAATCCTGGAAATCCACATCCGTGACGCCGTCGCCATGGGCATATTCCGCCAGAATTTCATATTCATTCTCGACTTTGTAATGTACCTCTACCCGGTGGCATACCGGACAAAAAAGCAGGGGAACATTATGGACTTGCGTGCGATAATGCTTTAGGGTCCCCTTCGTTCCAACCATACTCGCTCCACAGCAAAAGCTCATTTTTGTTCACCCTCCTTGAGTGTTGTCGTTGATTTGATTTCCTATTAGTATATTACAAAGCAGCAGGAGAGATTCCTCCCCTTACAAGCTATATATTAACCTTTATGCCCATTTTCAAACGTCTGCCCTTATCTCAAGTGGAAACGGCTTTGCCGTCCTTTTAAAGGACGGTACCGTTTCAGCGAGAAAGATAAGGATAATTATAGTGCGAAGCATATACATTCTTATCTTTTTGCAAAAAACCTCCTTGAAGGGAATAATGCTTCCCGCAAGGAGGTCCTCTTAGTATATCAAAGATCGCGGCTCATGAGGTCCGGAAGCTTACAGGTTCTTGTCGCCTGGTTTCCAGTTCATAGCGCACAGCCCGCCGGATTGGAGAGCCTGCAGCACACGCAATGTCTCTTCAACGCTGCGGCCTACATCATTGTGGTTAACAACCTGATACTTCAGTTCACCTTCAGGATCGATGATGAACAGTCCGCGCAGCGCAATGCCTTCTTCTTCAATTAGGACGCCATAATCGCTGGCAACCTTCTTCGTGATGTCAGAAGCCAGTGGGAAATTGATCTGGCCAAGGCCGTTCATATCCTTAGGAGTAGACAACCAAGCCTTGTGGCTATGGATGGAGTCGATGCTCACACCTAGAATCTCTGTATCAAGCTCTGCGAAATCCGCAGCAGCATCACTCAAGGCTGTGATTTCAGTTGGACATACGAAGGTGAAATCAAGCGGATAGAAGAAGAATACAAGCCATTTGCCGCGATAGTCGGACAAGCTTACCTTACCGAAATCCTTACCGTCGCCTGTTACTGTCTCCATGAAGAAGTCAGGAGCGGGTTTACCTACCAAACGTTCTGCCATTGCTTAAATCCTCCTTTTGATTATGTAAGAAAAACAGCTACCGGACCGTTGCCGGATGCAATATGCTTTTCTTGATTTTATGGGATGGTTACATTCTTACGGGTACAGACCAAATGTTATCATCGTACAAAATCAAAGTCAATATTACATTGATTACTTTTTTATAATAATTATAAATAAGCAACATTTTGTGAAGTTTTTCTTCATTCTGCGTCAAAAGGGATACATGTGGTAGAACTAGGCTTTGCGGATAGCGGCTACAATCAGGTCACCCATCTCTGTGGTGCTGATCGCCTTGCTCTTATCAACTGCGATATCGCTCGTCCGGTGACCGGCATCCAGTACCTCCGCAACTGCGGCTTCAATGGCAGCGGCTGCATTCTCGTAGCCGAAGGTCATGCGGAACATCAGTGCAAGCGACAGGATCGTAGCGATCGGGTTCGCCAGCCCTTGTCCGGCAATGTCAGGCGCCGAGCCGTGAACCGGCTCATAGAGGCCGTAGCTGCCTTCTCCCAGTGAAGCGGAGGCCAGCATGCCAATCGAGCCGGTCAGCATCGCTGCTTCATCGCTCAGGATATCTCCGAACATATTCTCGGTCACGATAACATCGAAGCTCGCAGGACGGCGCAGCAGCTGCATCGCACAGTTATCCACCAGCACGTGCTCAACCTCAACCTGCGGATATTCCGGCGCCACTCTGTTCACCACTTCACGCCACAAACGGGAGGTCTCCAGTACATTGGCTTTGTCTACACTCGCCAGCTTACCCCGGCGCTTCCCGGCAATCTCGAACGCCTGGCGTACAATCCGCTCAACCTCCATGACATTATAGACACAAGTGTCTACCGCTTCTTCTCCATGCTCGCCTTGACGGCGCAGCTTGTCCCCGAAGTAAATCCCGCCTGTCAATTCACGTACGACCATCAGGTCCGTTCCTTCCAGTACCTCGGGCTTCAGCGTCGAAGCATCCTTCAGACAATCGAAGACCACCGCCGGGCGCAGATTGGAGAATAGGCCAAGCGCCTTGCGGATACCCAGCAGTCCGGTCTCCGGACGCAGTTCCTTCGGATTGTTATCCCACTTCGGTCCGCCTACGGCTCCAAGCAATACAGCATCGGCGCTGCGGCAGATTTCCAGCGTATCCTCAGGCAGCGGAGTTCCGCGTTCATCAATGGCGATTCCGCCGAACAGGGCGTGCTCCGTTTCAAATGTATACCCAAACAGCTCTTCCGTTCTTTTCAATACCTTTTCCGCTTCTGCCACAACTTCAGGTCCGATGCCGTCCCCGGCAATTACGGCGATTTTTTTGACCTCGCTCATTCCTGTCACTCCTTAGGTAGTCCTGCTGGTCGCAGACATAGTTCTTCTGTATATTGTTGTATCATAACGAAGGACAAAGGACAAAGATATAGATTCTATCACGTTCATAGATATAGCCTATAAGTGAAACGGAGCGTGAATTTGCCCTTGTCCCGCCAAGTGATTACAATTAATGGGTAGGTGAAATTATCGGATCTCTAATCATATGGAAGAGGAGTGATCTTAAGATGCAATACGCGAAGCTTGGCAAGTCTGGTATGAAGGTAAGCCGCCTCTGTCTGGGAACGATGAACTTCGGTCCCATCACCGACGAGAAAGAAGCCTTCCGGATTATGGATGCGGCGCTGGACGCGGGAGTCCAGTTTTTTGATACCGCCAATGTGTATGGCTGGGGTGAGAACTCGGGTCTGACCGAGACTATTATCGGCCGCTGGTTCAAGCAGGGCGGCGGACGCCGTGAGAAGGTTGTCCTGGCGACCAAGGTCTACGGGGCGATGAGTGACAAGCTGGATGGACCCAATGATGAAGGCGGACTCTCCTCCTACATTATCCGACGCCATCTGGAGGGCTCCCTGCAGCGTCTGCAGACCGATCACATCGAACTCTACCAGATGCACCATATCGACCGTAACGTGTCCTGGGACGAGCTGTGGGGCGCCTTTGAGCTTGCGGTCAGCCAAGGCAAGATCGGCTACACCGGCTCCAGTAACTTTGCCGGCTGGGATATTGCCGTTGCCCAGCAGGAAGCTAAGGCCCACGGGTTCCTCGGACTGGTATCCGAGCAGCATAAATACAGCCTGACCTGCCGTCTGCCGGAGCTTGAAGTTCTGCCTGCGGCGCAGCATCTGGGCCTTGGCATTATTCCGTGGAGTCCGCTTGACGGAGGGCTGCTTGGCCGCAATGCGCTGAAGAAGATTGAGGGCAGCCGCAGTGGCGGCAACGCGGAGCGTGTGGAGCAGCACAAGAAGCAGCTAGAGGCCTTTGCGGAGCTAAGCCTGGAGCTGGGCGAGCCGCAGGATAATATCGCTCTGGCCTGGCTGCTGACGAATTCTGCCGTCACAGCTCCGATCATTGGACCGCGTACGCTGGAGCAATTCGAGAGCGCGCTGCGCAGCCTGGAGGTCGTTCTGGACGAATCCGTGCTGAAGCGTCTGGATGAGATTTTCCCCGGACCCGGCGGTGCCGCTCCGAAGGCTTATGCATGGTAATCAAGACTAACTGGCTGCAGCCCGCATAATCTCCCGAAATCATTTCTTCTCTTACAACAAAGAGCTGTTCACCGGCATAACGTATCCGGTGAACAGCTCTTTATGCTTCTATGTCTTTTATTGCGCCGTATCCACTGTTATAGAACCATTGCTGGTGGACAAGGTGACCTCATGGGTCCCTTTGCCAAGTACAGCCGTTCCATGGTCCTCATCGCCGCCGCCCCAGTCCACGTTGCCTTTAAGCGATCCGTTACTGGTATCTGCCGTAATCTTGGCATCCGTTACCGCCGGAAGACCCAAGACAATCTTGCCGTTGCTGGATTTCAGCTCCCATGCACCCGTGATTGACGAATTGACTGTAATCTTGCCGTTGCTGCTTCTGGCCGACACAGCGCCGTCAATATTCCCCAGCGTAATCGCA
The sequence above is a segment of the Paenibacillus sp. FSL R7-0204 genome. Coding sequences within it:
- a CDS encoding peroxiredoxin, which encodes MAERLVGKPAPDFFMETVTGDGKDFGKVSLSDYRGKWLVFFFYPLDFTFVCPTEITALSDAAADFAELDTEILGVSIDSIHSHKAWLSTPKDMNGLGQINFPLASDITKKVASDYGVLIEEEGIALRGLFIIDPEGELKYQVVNHNDVGRSVEETLRVLQALQSGGLCAMNWKPGDKNL
- a CDS encoding ATP-binding protein, with amino-acid sequence MISQYQESLLLSARTFQTGPMDTTFEDVLEHIDSGILLFDDEGVLTFVNKQMYGILELNRHSLLGCTLHHLLSHIQLSRFKKKQVLRSYREMVLKGKPSYEFVDEYGRYWRATLSSGEEMKGSYLFTFKEISDYKLIEQTAYQNDSLAMLGRLSASIAHEIRNPLTAIRGFIQLLHPHLHLLGKEEYAKIILAEIDRANDIIHEFLTSSKPSVPQISMIPVSALLKEVVLLTESEALMKGCQINLQMLQEDLVISGDIKQMKQVVLNMIRNAMEAISERVDDSVGRIEVGARKEGTEVRIFISDNGKGMDICTLDRLFNPFFTTKENGTGLGLSVSDRIIKNHGGCISVSSRLNEGTRFVISLPLTH
- a CDS encoding FeoB-associated Cys-rich membrane protein, which encodes MTVMIVNIVIVALIFGYSGWMIYRHVQKGKQGACAGCDKGKTCPAAAMDSPLSCGSTTLGSKR
- the feoB gene encoding ferrous iron transport protein B, encoding MSSIALVGNPNTGKTSLFNTLTSSYEYVGNWAGVTVEKKIGSLKNGAGKLIDLPGIYSLHPLSRDEGVAAQYLIEETPEALINIVDASQLERNLLLTLQLLEYGKPTILGLNMTDVAKARGIQVNPDILKERLGVPVLPLIARTGKGTSQVLSVLEQPSHIPPVTFQLNYGEIAEEAIASIVAQLQKTSGLPNLRWVALQLMEQNPVILELLKKRTDISGLLLIADAAQTRLQQEKLALTLPQWIRSVRMDYIRKVCADAIDSTLQKPHNLTERLDSILTHRFLGLPLFIVFMYAMFKTTFDWIGGPLSDLLDGFIGGPLSDWTNSLLQTIGASEFTHALIVDGLIGGVGGVLVFVPQIFILFLMISFLEDSGYMARVCLLMDSTMERMGLNGKAFIPFIIGFGCNVPAIMAARSIEQPKDRLLTTLLMPLMSCSARLPVYLLFAAVFFPAQQATAVLAMYVMGVVFALILCKFFSKYLFKNETSIFIIELPPYRMPQLKTLSRSTWEKGKGFLRKAGTIILAGSVLIWLMSYAGPGGLNVDMDHSFLAKFGGFIAPLLQPLGFGTWQAGSTLVPGFLAKEVVVSTMNIIYHAPDAAGLEGQIASVFTPLSSISFMAFILLYIPCLATVGVIKKETASWKWTFFSMGYSLVLAYAVSLVIYQGGRLLGWS
- the leuB gene encoding 3-isopropylmalate dehydrogenase, whose amino-acid sequence is MSEVKKIAVIAGDGIGPEVVAEAEKVLKRTEELFGYTFETEHALFGGIAIDERGTPLPEDTLEICRSADAVLLGAVGGPKWDNNPKELRPETGLLGIRKALGLFSNLRPAVVFDCLKDASTLKPEVLEGTDLMVVRELTGGIYFGDKLRRQGEHGEEAVDTCVYNVMEVERIVRQAFEIAGKRRGKLASVDKANVLETSRLWREVVNRVAPEYPQVEVEHVLVDNCAMQLLRRPASFDVIVTENMFGDILSDEAAMLTGSIGMLASASLGEGSYGLYEPVHGSAPDIAGQGLANPIATILSLALMFRMTFGYENAAAAIEAAVAEVLDAGHRTSDIAVDKSKAISTTEMGDLIVAAIRKA
- a CDS encoding aldo/keto reductase; the encoded protein is MQYAKLGKSGMKVSRLCLGTMNFGPITDEKEAFRIMDAALDAGVQFFDTANVYGWGENSGLTETIIGRWFKQGGGRREKVVLATKVYGAMSDKLDGPNDEGGLSSYIIRRHLEGSLQRLQTDHIELYQMHHIDRNVSWDELWGAFELAVSQGKIGYTGSSNFAGWDIAVAQQEAKAHGFLGLVSEQHKYSLTCRLPELEVLPAAQHLGLGIIPWSPLDGGLLGRNALKKIEGSRSGGNAERVEQHKKQLEAFAELSLELGEPQDNIALAWLLTNSAVTAPIIGPRTLEQFESALRSLEVVLDESVLKRLDEIFPGPGGAAPKAYAW
- a CDS encoding leucyl aminopeptidase, which codes for MIFEWSSDASVAMARGEAACLMISEAQVQGEGLPADWAARVRLLSAAGLFSGKLGQVYILPVMEQPVVILAGCGKGQMGMHELRQLMAQTAKAAYRLKAAALVVQIPVALGGRAGALKAEKAGQAIAEGLVLGSYHRRQYKLEQAAYPGIDTVLLRMEGKSEAAEEEAWRQGIKRGQAFGEAVNLARDLTNRPGNLLTPSGLAVAAIEIAERHGLPAEVLDERELAFKGMGGLLAVGSGSVNPPRMIVIRYQGTNQWENAVGIVGKGVTFDTGGISLKRAPGMESMHSDMAGAAAVLAVMDALGHLRPKVNVIMLIPAAENMPAANAFKPGDIITTLSGRTIEIINTDAEGRIILGDALTYAREWEVQRIIDVATLTGAVVSILGDVATGAVTNDQAFLEELLAASRLSGEQIWPLPVYPEFREMLTSEVADLRNAAGRYGAASTAGLFIGEFAEGLPWVHLDIAGTAFLSAERGMNPKGATGVMVRTLLEYLLSAAAEPDRRSPEG